Proteins found in one Aneurinibacillus uraniidurans genomic segment:
- a CDS encoding guanylate kinase, whose amino-acid sequence MYQLQDYNRIFVFTGPYGAGRKTIADMVGEALGLQRVIPYTTRPRRSAEVDGQDYHFISENEFQHMQENNEFIETLRLDNVQHGIRERDIEHYLQQNGSIYLILNHRGADLLKNVYGSNLIRICIHTDEDTIRTRQRKRGYAEDVIARHMRDYPEAMAYREKCEHSFANKVPAHTAFAVAETLEQYLNRNLVPDIQ is encoded by the coding sequence ATGTATCAGTTACAAGATTATAACCGCATTTTTGTGTTTACAGGACCGTATGGTGCAGGGCGAAAGACGATTGCAGATATGGTAGGTGAGGCACTTGGACTGCAGCGTGTAATTCCATATACGACCCGACCGCGTCGTTCAGCTGAGGTAGACGGACAGGATTATCACTTTATCTCGGAAAATGAGTTCCAGCATATGCAGGAGAATAATGAATTCATTGAGACACTCCGTCTTGACAACGTTCAACACGGAATTAGGGAGCGTGACATTGAACACTATCTCCAGCAAAACGGATCGATTTATTTAATCTTAAATCATCGGGGTGCTGATTTGCTCAAAAATGTATACGGTTCCAATTTGATTCGGATTTGCATCCATACCGATGAAGATACCATTCGCACCCGCCAGCGTAAACGCGGTTATGCGGAAGATGTAATCGCCCGTCATATGCGTGATTACCCGGAAGCAATGGCATACCGCGAGAAGTGTGAACATTCCTTCGCAAATAAGGTTCCGGCCCACACTGCTTTTGCCGTAGCCGAGACACTTGAACAGTATTTAAACCGTAACCTGGTGCCGGATATCCAGTAA
- a CDS encoding tyrosine-type recombinase/integrase translates to MEFRFSYHTDYETYLMEQNRADLTIASYMMEMTIFFAWLARVHPHLELHQISYKIVTAFIDEELQEGRQVSTVNKKISALKSYFHFLWLKGYIGLDPCAKLKRRPDLKEEQAFAFTDEEIDVLFQTIEYDAVARHKEEAYLRNMALVTLFVWGGLRIQEAANLLWREIVWEGESAIIGISLGNMRRIIMTPQESRFLRQYTEHPGVHDSPFVFTSRQGEKISPRSIQFILNSLGTKAGLHVHAQKLRNTYVIRKLLAGYSRDDVADMLGIEQLILPDAVWDEVQEMRR, encoded by the coding sequence ATGGAGTTCCGCTTCAGTTACCATACAGATTATGAAACCTATCTCATGGAACAAAACCGTGCTGACTTGACGATTGCTTCTTACATGATGGAGATGACGATTTTCTTTGCCTGGTTAGCACGTGTCCATCCCCATCTTGAATTGCATCAGATCAGCTACAAGATCGTAACCGCGTTCATTGATGAAGAATTGCAAGAAGGACGGCAAGTTTCAACCGTGAATAAAAAAATTTCGGCATTGAAATCGTATTTTCATTTCTTATGGCTAAAAGGCTATATCGGTCTTGATCCATGTGCCAAACTTAAACGTAGGCCAGACCTAAAAGAAGAGCAAGCCTTTGCCTTTACGGATGAAGAAATCGACGTACTGTTTCAAACGATTGAATACGATGCCGTAGCGAGACATAAAGAAGAGGCGTATTTGCGCAATATGGCGCTTGTAACGTTGTTCGTCTGGGGAGGACTGCGCATTCAGGAAGCAGCCAATCTCTTATGGCGTGAAATCGTCTGGGAGGGTGAAAGTGCGATTATTGGCATTTCACTTGGAAATATGCGCCGCATCATCATGACACCACAAGAATCCCGATTTTTGCGGCAGTATACCGAACACCCTGGCGTACACGATTCTCCGTTCGTTTTCACATCGCGTCAGGGCGAAAAAATTAGTCCGCGCAGTATTCAATTTATTTTGAATTCGCTTGGAACAAAAGCAGGGCTTCATGTTCATGCTCAGAAACTGCGCAATACGTATGTGATCCGCAAGCTACTCGCCGGATATTCACGTGACGATGTCGCGGATATGCTCGGGATTGAGCAGTTAATTCTACCTGATGCTGTATGGGATGAAGTACAGGAAATGCGCCGCTGA
- the glp gene encoding gephyrin-like molybdotransferase Glp codes for MRFHRDPITVAEAQQRILAHITPGDIEKISLFEGEGRRLAEAVIATSDVPHFSKSPYDGFAVRSADTIGASIHNPIELEVIGAIACGDAPDFCVEAGQAARIMTGAAIPQGADCVIMFEMTSENEARVDRIVGIKKEMKPGENIIFQGEETKAGTCLIEAGTRIGPGEMAILATFGYAHVPVYRLPRVGILATGSELLRPEDELTYGKIRNSNSYMTASQVRQAGGIPILYGNLEDDPDLAVAKVQQILSETDFLITSGGVSVGDFDVMVDVFTRLNADLLFNKIKMRPGSVTSAARVGEQFIFGLSGNPGACFVGFELFVRPALQALQGKPQALPKEMQAKLGIDMKKPSPFTRYVRSFWTIEQGETVVRPVGMDKSGVVTNITDANCLMCIPAGGAGAAAGDLVTILPLPYRAGE; via the coding sequence ATGAGATTTCACCGTGATCCCATCACTGTGGCAGAAGCCCAGCAGCGCATTCTGGCACATATAACACCAGGAGATATTGAAAAAATCTCCCTGTTCGAAGGCGAAGGACGCCGTCTAGCAGAAGCGGTTATCGCGACCAGCGATGTGCCTCATTTTAGTAAATCACCGTATGACGGATTTGCCGTACGCTCCGCTGACACGATCGGAGCAAGCATACATAACCCAATCGAACTTGAAGTCATCGGCGCCATCGCGTGTGGAGATGCCCCTGACTTTTGTGTGGAAGCCGGCCAGGCCGCACGCATTATGACTGGAGCTGCCATCCCACAAGGGGCAGATTGTGTCATTATGTTCGAGATGACAAGTGAGAACGAAGCGCGTGTCGACCGAATTGTCGGGATCAAAAAAGAAATGAAGCCAGGCGAAAACATCATTTTTCAGGGAGAGGAAACAAAAGCAGGCACATGCCTGATCGAAGCCGGTACACGTATTGGACCGGGTGAGATGGCGATTCTTGCGACATTCGGTTACGCGCATGTTCCTGTCTATCGCCTGCCACGCGTCGGCATTCTTGCTACCGGATCAGAGCTTTTGCGTCCGGAAGATGAACTTACATACGGTAAAATTCGGAACAGTAACAGTTATATGACCGCAAGCCAGGTCCGTCAGGCAGGAGGGATTCCGATCCTGTATGGTAATCTGGAAGATGATCCTGATCTTGCGGTCGCCAAAGTGCAGCAGATTTTATCCGAGACAGACTTCCTTATTACATCCGGTGGCGTATCCGTTGGGGATTTTGATGTCATGGTTGACGTATTTACCCGACTTAATGCCGATCTACTATTCAATAAAATCAAAATGCGCCCAGGCAGTGTGACATCTGCGGCCCGGGTTGGCGAGCAGTTTATTTTTGGTCTATCTGGTAATCCGGGTGCCTGCTTCGTAGGATTCGAACTATTCGTTCGTCCAGCATTACAGGCTTTACAAGGTAAACCGCAGGCACTACCAAAAGAGATGCAGGCAAAGCTTGGCATCGATATGAAAAAACCGTCACCGTTTACCCGTTATGTGCGCAGCTTTTGGACAATCGAGCAGGGCGAGACGGTTGTGCGCCCGGTTGGCATGGATAAGTCAGGTGTGGTGACGAACATTACAGATGCGAACTGCCTTATGTGCATTCCAGCAGGTGGGGCGGGGGCAGCAGCGGGTGATCTCGTCACTATTCTGCCTCTTCCGTATCGTGCTGGAGAATAG
- the moaD gene encoding molybdopterin converting factor subunit 1: MITIKLFAAMAEEAGLENIQIPYQEGLTTEGVKQWLTETYPTLAARVPAAMVAVNQTFVSTERMLMDEDEVAFIPPVSGG, translated from the coding sequence TTGATTACCATCAAACTATTTGCCGCAATGGCAGAAGAAGCTGGACTGGAGAATATACAGATTCCTTATCAGGAGGGATTGACAACAGAAGGTGTAAAACAATGGCTTACAGAAACTTACCCTACGCTGGCTGCTAGGGTTCCGGCTGCAATGGTCGCAGTCAATCAAACGTTTGTCTCAACTGAGCGTATGCTGATGGACGAAGATGAAGTTGCTTTCATCCCACCGGTAAGTGGAGGCTGA
- a CDS encoding type III polyketide synthase, with translation MSHITAVGTALPPYILQQNDVRDFARRLFADSFRDIDRFMPVFSNGQVETRHFCVPLDWFGTVHTFAEKNALFQEWAVRLGADAARNCLTHAGITPTDIDHIFFVSTTGIATPSIDARIINELGMNIHTKRTPIFGLGCAGGAVGLSRAQEYVRTFPKERVLLVAVECCGLTFQQQDRSKSNLVATSLFADGAAAVLIEGDHVCHSRGLEVLDTMSTLWPNTHDVMGWDINEHGLQVIFSRDIPTLVHTLVQPNVDEFLQKHSMSSSDLKHFIAHPGGIKVIQAYADILGQPLANFNHALDVLRCYGNMSSVTVLFVLEKFLAQGIAPDEYGLISALGPGFSSELLLVRGAGMR, from the coding sequence TTGTCTCATATTACAGCCGTAGGAACGGCCTTACCTCCATACATCCTGCAGCAGAATGACGTACGTGATTTTGCACGTCGCTTGTTCGCTGACTCTTTCCGTGATATCGACCGTTTTATGCCCGTATTTTCGAACGGGCAGGTGGAAACTCGTCATTTTTGCGTACCGCTTGACTGGTTTGGAACAGTGCATACATTTGCCGAGAAAAACGCATTGTTTCAAGAGTGGGCCGTACGCCTTGGAGCAGACGCCGCACGGAATTGTCTTACACACGCAGGTATAACTCCAACAGATATCGATCACATTTTTTTCGTGTCTACTACCGGTATTGCCACGCCTAGTATCGATGCGCGGATTATAAATGAACTAGGAATGAACATACACACGAAGCGAACGCCGATCTTCGGGCTCGGCTGCGCAGGGGGAGCGGTAGGATTATCGCGTGCTCAGGAATACGTCCGGACGTTTCCGAAAGAGCGGGTACTGCTTGTAGCCGTAGAATGCTGTGGACTTACATTCCAGCAGCAGGATCGCTCTAAAAGTAATCTAGTTGCCACCTCTTTATTCGCAGACGGAGCAGCGGCTGTGCTCATCGAAGGGGATCACGTCTGTCATTCGCGAGGACTTGAAGTGCTCGATACGATGAGCACGCTTTGGCCGAATACGCACGATGTGATGGGCTGGGATATAAACGAGCATGGCTTACAAGTCATTTTTTCTCGTGATATTCCGACACTTGTTCATACATTGGTACAGCCAAACGTCGATGAGTTTCTGCAAAAGCACAGCATGAGCAGCTCTGACCTGAAGCATTTTATCGCGCACCCCGGCGGAATCAAGGTCATTCAAGCATATGCAGATATACTGGGGCAGCCGCTTGCAAACTTCAACCATGCCCTTGACGTACTGCGCTGCTATGGCAATATGTCATCTGTAACTGTTCTGTTCGTGTTAGAGAAGTTTCTTGCGCAAGGAATCGCACCAGACGAATATGGACTGATCAGCGCTCTCGGGCCTGGATTCAGTTCAGAATTATTGCTTGTCAGAGGGGCTGGAATGAGATGA
- a CDS encoding D-alanyl-D-alanine carboxypeptidase family protein, with amino-acid sequence MKKWICSLLTICFLGTGTASASPLTVKPQPLPALQSEAAVLMDARSGDVLYEKNGEKIMFPASITKIVTSALAIEQGKLSDVVTVSKDAHDVTGTRVYLAVGEQKPLEDLVYAAMLNSGNDAAVAIAEHMAGSSEAFSSRMNAFAKAAGATHTNFVNPDGLPDPKHVTTALDMARIMRVAMQNPTFRTIASTQERKWDGAEWKSNLVNHSRQFLQSYPGAIGAKNGFTQQAGFTFVAAAERNGQELIAVLLKAPTRNEITKEAEQLLTYGFTNFRTVQVARTSQHFTYKGETLVARRDVYTSIPANDKYTVDTDEGRSLLVRSTSGAQHLYADTLDAQPDDRIAAPASQSLRNGFISRKGVIAAGMIALVVAGGIMIYRRRVNQ; translated from the coding sequence ATGAAAAAATGGATCTGTTCACTTTTGACTATATGCTTTTTAGGAACGGGGACGGCGTCTGCTAGCCCGCTTACAGTAAAACCTCAACCACTACCGGCGCTGCAAAGTGAAGCGGCTGTGCTGATGGACGCACGATCCGGTGATGTTTTGTATGAGAAAAACGGAGAGAAAATAATGTTTCCAGCCAGTATCACCAAAATTGTTACAAGTGCGCTGGCGATTGAACAAGGGAAGCTGTCGGATGTCGTGACGGTATCAAAAGATGCACATGATGTCACGGGGACACGTGTATATCTAGCAGTCGGTGAACAAAAGCCGTTAGAAGACCTTGTGTATGCAGCGATGCTAAATTCCGGAAATGATGCGGCTGTTGCCATCGCTGAACATATGGCTGGCAGTAGTGAAGCGTTTAGTAGTCGCATGAACGCATTTGCTAAAGCGGCGGGGGCGACACACACGAACTTTGTGAATCCAGATGGTCTGCCAGACCCGAAGCATGTAACGACAGCGCTTGATATGGCACGCATTATGCGTGTAGCGATGCAAAACCCGACGTTTCGTACGATTGCTTCTACACAGGAGCGAAAATGGGACGGAGCAGAGTGGAAATCGAATCTAGTGAACCATTCTCGCCAGTTCTTACAAAGCTATCCCGGAGCTATTGGGGCTAAGAATGGATTCACACAGCAGGCGGGATTTACGTTTGTCGCGGCAGCAGAGCGGAATGGACAAGAGTTGATTGCGGTTCTATTGAAAGCACCCACACGTAATGAGATTACGAAGGAAGCAGAGCAGCTTCTTACGTACGGATTTACTAATTTCCGTACGGTACAGGTAGCGCGAACTAGTCAGCATTTTACGTATAAAGGAGAAACACTCGTGGCGCGCCGGGATGTGTATACATCGATTCCGGCAAATGATAAATATACAGTGGATACAGATGAAGGGCGTAGTCTGCTTGTTCGATCTACGTCTGGAGCACAGCATCTATATGCTGATACGCTGGATGCACAGCCAGACGACCGTATAGCTGCTCCAGCGTCACAAAGTTTACGTAATGGGTTTATATCTAGAAAAGGTGTAATAGCGGCGGGAATGATCGCATTGGTTGTAGCGGGTGGAATCATGATCTACCGCCGACGTGTAAATCAATAG
- a CDS encoding isoprenylcysteine carboxyl methyltransferase family protein, with the protein MIFFYTVFVSLIIQRLVELWIARRNQQWMMAHGGIEIGAEHYPLLVLMHISFFAGLWTEVALRGYAISFAWPILLAALIIVQGIRYWAITSLGRFWNTRIIIIPGADVVRRGPYQFLRHPNYTVVILELALIPLLFDAYITCVAFSILNALMLSYRIRVEEEGLASYTAYTTVMQNRLRFLPKKPE; encoded by the coding sequence ATGATTTTTTTCTACACCGTATTCGTTTCTCTCATAATTCAGCGACTAGTCGAACTTTGGATCGCTCGCCGCAATCAACAGTGGATGATGGCACATGGCGGCATTGAGATCGGTGCGGAGCATTACCCATTGCTAGTCCTGATGCATATCAGCTTTTTTGCCGGGCTGTGGACCGAAGTCGCGCTCCGAGGGTATGCTATATCTTTTGCCTGGCCAATTTTGTTGGCTGCTCTTATCATCGTACAGGGAATTCGCTATTGGGCGATCACCTCACTCGGACGTTTCTGGAATACACGGATCATCATTATACCTGGGGCTGATGTTGTACGCCGAGGTCCGTATCAGTTCTTGCGTCACCCTAATTACACGGTCGTTATCCTTGAGCTAGCTCTCATTCCACTCTTATTTGATGCATATATCACATGCGTGGCGTTTTCGATCCTAAATGCCTTGATGCTTTCTTATCGTATTCGCGTTGAAGAAGAAGGCTTAGCTTCTTATACTGCCTATACAACCGTTATGCAAAATCGTCTGCGCTTCTTGCCCAAAAAGCCAGAGTGA
- the mobA gene encoding molybdenum cofactor guanylyltransferase gives MIQGVILAGGKSSRMGGQPKELLSVKGEPLIVRTCRLLQQTVQSCLVISNHAERLTMLPPSISIYPDDIKEQGPLGGMATAMRVSAHDLLLVVGCDMPELNEDILYKLTMYAPQLKSGQLDAVVPEQADGRLQPLCALYHRRIRPVILDQLSTENKRMRTMLDTINVAYLPVQQDSTKVFYNLNTPADYETLRKEETK, from the coding sequence ATGATTCAAGGTGTGATTCTCGCCGGAGGAAAAAGCTCACGCATGGGTGGTCAACCAAAAGAACTACTGTCCGTAAAGGGTGAACCGCTGATTGTTCGTACCTGTCGGCTACTTCAACAAACCGTACAATCCTGTCTCGTTATTAGCAATCATGCAGAACGTCTCACCATGCTGCCTCCCTCTATTTCCATTTACCCCGATGACATCAAAGAGCAGGGCCCACTTGGAGGAATGGCAACCGCGATGCGTGTCAGCGCACACGATCTTCTACTAGTAGTCGGCTGTGATATGCCTGAGCTCAATGAAGACATTCTCTATAAGCTAACGATGTACGCACCGCAACTAAAAAGTGGACAACTAGATGCAGTTGTGCCCGAGCAGGCTGACGGACGATTACAGCCACTCTGTGCCTTATACCATCGACGCATACGTCCTGTGATTCTTGACCAGCTGTCAACAGAAAACAAACGTATGCGAACGATGCTTGACACGATCAACGTGGCATATCTTCCTGTACAGCAGGATTCCACCAAGGTATTCTATAATCTCAATACACCAGCTGATTATGAGACACTTAGAAAGGAAGAGACAAAATGA
- the mobB gene encoding molybdopterin-guanine dinucleotide biosynthesis protein B, with product MRIPPILQVVGYSNSGKTTLLCKLIADLSSRGIRVGTIKHDAHTFEVDKPGKDTFRHREAGAHVVSITSADKTAIMIQEHRSIEQLLPYYSEVDLVLIEGYKFATYPKFVVLRESSHAALLVDVTDIEAVVVWDNVRVEHDPCYDINDVAGIISHIMTWLKQKEEEVR from the coding sequence ATGAGAATTCCCCCCATCTTGCAAGTTGTCGGCTACTCGAATAGTGGGAAAACAACCTTGCTATGCAAATTGATTGCTGACCTGTCGAGCCGGGGCATACGTGTTGGCACGATCAAGCATGATGCCCATACATTCGAAGTGGACAAGCCGGGTAAAGATACGTTCCGCCATCGGGAAGCAGGTGCGCATGTTGTCTCGATCACATCCGCTGATAAAACAGCGATCATGATCCAGGAACACCGCTCAATTGAACAGCTGCTTCCGTATTATAGCGAAGTCGACCTGGTGCTGATTGAAGGATATAAATTTGCCACCTATCCTAAATTTGTCGTGTTGCGTGAGTCATCTCACGCAGCACTGCTGGTAGATGTTACGGATATAGAAGCTGTGGTAGTATGGGATAACGTACGTGTTGAACATGATCCCTGCTACGATATTAATGACGTAGCCGGAATCATCTCACACATTATGACCTGGCTCAAACAAAAAGAGGAGGAAGTCCGTTGA
- a CDS encoding molybdenum cofactor biosynthesis protein MoaE, whose product MSLFEIIETPIAVESVMNKVVHPNCGAINLFVGTVRELTKGKKTLHLEYAAYKEMAEKQLARIGEEISERCPEAIVAITHRIGRLEISDIAVVIAVATPHRADSYEYSRYAIERIKEIVPIWKKEHWETGEAWIGDQKEITAYPTGKPECANGGE is encoded by the coding sequence TTGAGTTTATTTGAAATTATAGAAACACCGATTGCAGTAGAGTCGGTGATGAATAAAGTCGTACATCCGAACTGTGGCGCTATTAACTTGTTCGTCGGAACAGTTCGTGAGCTGACAAAAGGCAAAAAAACGCTGCATCTTGAATACGCCGCCTATAAGGAAATGGCTGAGAAGCAGCTCGCCCGAATCGGGGAGGAGATTAGCGAGCGCTGTCCCGAAGCAATTGTCGCAATCACTCATCGGATTGGCCGCCTTGAGATTAGTGACATCGCGGTTGTGATCGCTGTCGCGACTCCGCACCGTGCCGACTCATATGAATACTCACGGTATGCGATCGAACGCATTAAAGAAATTGTTCCGATTTGGAAGAAAGAACACTGGGAAACCGGCGAAGCATGGATTGGAGATCAGAAGGAAATAACCGCCTATCCGACAGGAAAACCGGAATGTGCGAACGGGGGGGAATAA
- a CDS encoding PLP-dependent aminotransferase family protein, whose protein sequence is MNYTFAQRCGSFQPSAVRDILKVISQGNVISFAGGLPDDNLFPLDAVRDAYERVFASGKHTLQYGLTQGYGPLREKIAERMTRKNVHMSADQILLTTGSQQVIDLFSRIMLDPGDTVLVENPTYLAALQVFQSYQGKGIGVDSDADGMLPDDLEEKLKTYKPKFIYVVPTFSNPAGKAWSLERRKEVLRLAKKYNVVILEDDPYGEIQFNENETYAPIASLDNGETVLYTSTFSKTVVPALRTGWVMGPKPLIQMMNQTKEAADLHSSSLDQQALYQLMAHFDLDAHIANLRTVYKERMNVMLDLLEKTNLPGLKYVAPRGGMFFWVELHEQINTTALFSKAVENGVAYVPGAPFYVGEPKYNAFRLNYTYSVPEKINEGMSKLVHVLEEAYKPINQ, encoded by the coding sequence ATGAACTATACTTTTGCACAACGATGCGGCAGCTTCCAACCGTCTGCTGTACGAGACATCCTTAAAGTCATCAGCCAGGGAAATGTTATCTCATTCGCAGGCGGACTGCCGGATGACAACTTATTTCCACTTGATGCTGTACGAGACGCCTATGAACGCGTATTCGCGAGCGGAAAACATACGTTACAGTATGGATTAACGCAGGGATATGGCCCACTACGCGAAAAAATTGCTGAACGCATGACTCGCAAAAATGTACATATGAGCGCTGATCAGATTTTGCTGACGACGGGTTCGCAGCAAGTTATTGATCTTTTTTCTCGAATTATGCTGGATCCAGGTGATACGGTACTCGTCGAAAATCCAACCTATCTGGCAGCTTTGCAAGTTTTCCAATCATACCAGGGCAAAGGCATTGGAGTTGATTCAGATGCAGACGGCATGCTGCCGGATGATCTTGAAGAAAAACTAAAAACGTACAAGCCAAAATTCATCTATGTCGTTCCGACATTCTCAAATCCGGCTGGTAAAGCATGGTCGCTTGAACGTCGCAAAGAAGTACTGCGCCTCGCAAAAAAATACAATGTTGTCATTTTAGAAGATGATCCGTATGGTGAAATTCAATTTAACGAGAACGAGACGTATGCTCCGATCGCATCGCTCGATAATGGAGAAACTGTGCTGTACACAAGTACGTTCTCTAAAACGGTTGTTCCGGCGCTTCGCACAGGCTGGGTAATGGGACCAAAACCGCTTATCCAAATGATGAACCAGACGAAAGAAGCAGCCGATCTGCATTCAAGTTCGCTTGACCAGCAGGCGCTGTATCAGCTGATGGCTCACTTCGATCTGGATGCACACATTGCAAACTTGCGCACGGTATACAAAGAACGAATGAACGTGATGCTTGACCTCCTTGAGAAAACAAACCTGCCAGGACTGAAATACGTAGCACCGCGGGGCGGGATGTTCTTCTGGGTAGAGCTGCATGAGCAGATCAATACAACAGCACTGTTCAGCAAAGCAGTAGAAAACGGCGTCGCGTACGTACCAGGCGCACCATTTTATGTCGGGGAACCGAAGTATAATGCGTTCCGTCTAAACTATACGTATTCCGTACCAGAGAAAATTAACGAAGGTATGAGCAAGCTCGTACACGTATTAGAAGAAGCGTATAAACCGATCAATCAATAA